The following proteins are encoded in a genomic region of Ostrea edulis chromosome 7, xbOstEdul1.1, whole genome shotgun sequence:
- the LOC125654412 gene encoding uncharacterized protein LOC125654412 isoform X3, producing the protein MKTLYGFQVIILILPFVISKIARHEFKSICPIPAIDHVIQSRACNKKVSELTDDFGSISGTSGCNSSCSASFFYETSKTKNYMYDIYTTVIYNAANKNRNAPASVSFSADCKQKKITNIQEPLFIACTGMENNGYFSQHWCRNGSDCLESQDCNLFGELHVGICSCKKDFFLLGEKCQQGNLPLGTECDDDFQCPGDNRGCSAPDNSSIKICSCNVGYTDIQNICVKTIAESATDPQLLQVNYENPDSTLSTGHVVGAAVSGFVLGAGVCLVIFWIMKFRQNRRQHSRSPEVQFANNPSYEKGVKINLNDRAVGTPDGKKVSHVRPVIENDAEYSTVESSKHDNDTVYMYNHLHEKGGEPDLDDYDHAQAITDGMATDEYYTEVGTAHTDREAHDVTDREYAVTTGQQNVDDYFTLERQ; encoded by the exons GTCCATTTGCCCCATACCAGCAATTGACCATGTGATACAAAGTCGTGCTTGTAACAAAAAGGTTTCGGAATTGACGGACGATTTTGGTAGCATAAGTG gaACCAGTGGATGTAATTCATCTTGCAGTGCTTCCTTTTTCTATGAaacttcaaaaacaaaaaattacatgtacgaCATTTATACAACGGTGATATATAACGCCGCGAACAAAAATAGAAATGCTCCAGCGTCAGTGAGTTTCAGtgctgattgtaaacagaagAAGATCACAAACATACAAGAACCACTCTTCATAGCATGTACGGGAATGGAGAACAATG GTTACTTTTCTCAACACTGGTGCAGAAATGGTTCAGACTGTCTTGAGAGTCAAGATTGTAACCTTTTTGGAGAGCTTCATGTAGGAATATGTTCTTGTAAAAAAGACTTTTTTCTCCTAGGAGAGAAATGCCAACAAG GTAATCTTCCCCTTGGTACTGAGTGCGATGATGATTTTCAGTGTCCGGGAGATAACAGGGGATGTTCTGCACCGGATAACAGTTCCATAAAGATATGTTCATGTAATGTCGGTTACACAGACATACAGAACATATGTGTCAAAA CAATAGCCGAAAGTGCAACTGATCCACAACTACTTCAAGTTAACTACG AGAATCCAGACAGTACTTTATCTACTGGACACGTTGTCGGTGCAGCAGTATCCGGTTTTGTATTAGGTGCAGGTGTCTGCCTTGTCATATTCTGGATTATGAAATTTCGACAGAACAGGAGACAACACTCAAG GAGTCCTGAGGTTCAGTTTGCAAATAATCCTAGTTACGAAAAAGGAGTAAAAATAAACCTAAACGATAGAGCAGTGGGAACACCTGATGGAAAG AAGGTATCGCATGTACGTCCAGTCATAGAAAACGACGCCGAGTATTCAACCGTTGAAAGCAGCAAGCATGATAACgatactgtatacatgtacaatcatcTACACGAGAAGGGAGGGGAACCAGACTTGGATGATTATGACCATGCTCAGGCAATCACTGACGGGATGGCGACTGACGAGTATTACACTGAAGTAGGCACCGCACACACCGACAGAGAGGCACACGACGTTACGGATAGGGAATATGCCGTGACAACAGGACAACAGAACGTGGATGATTACTTTACATTGGAAAGGCAGTAA
- the LOC125654412 gene encoding uncharacterized protein LOC125654412 isoform X1: protein MKTLYGFQVIILILPFVISKIARHEFKSICPIPAIDHVIQSRACNKKVSELTDDFGSISGTSGCNSSCSASFFYETSKTKNYMYDIYTTVIYNAANKNRNAPASVSFSADCKQKKITNIQEPLFIACTGMENNGYFSQHWCRNGSDCLESQDCNLFGELHVGICSCKKDFFLLGEKCQQGNLPLGTECDDDFQCPGDNRGCSAPDNSSIKICSCNVGYTDIQNICVKSNLTFNVSCIFDEQCNGTTNSGVCNNRMCDCLNGYYYEDQMCYRAIAESATDPQLLQVNYENPDSTLSTGHVVGAAVSGFVLGAGVCLVIFWIMKFRQNRRQHSRSPEVQFANNPSYEKGVKINLNDRAVGTPDGKKVSHVRPVIENDAEYSTVESSKHDNDTVYMYNHLHEKGGEPDLDDYDHAQAITDGMATDEYYTEVGTAHTDREAHDVTDREYAVTTGQQNVDDYFTLERQ, encoded by the exons GTCCATTTGCCCCATACCAGCAATTGACCATGTGATACAAAGTCGTGCTTGTAACAAAAAGGTTTCGGAATTGACGGACGATTTTGGTAGCATAAGTG gaACCAGTGGATGTAATTCATCTTGCAGTGCTTCCTTTTTCTATGAaacttcaaaaacaaaaaattacatgtacgaCATTTATACAACGGTGATATATAACGCCGCGAACAAAAATAGAAATGCTCCAGCGTCAGTGAGTTTCAGtgctgattgtaaacagaagAAGATCACAAACATACAAGAACCACTCTTCATAGCATGTACGGGAATGGAGAACAATG GTTACTTTTCTCAACACTGGTGCAGAAATGGTTCAGACTGTCTTGAGAGTCAAGATTGTAACCTTTTTGGAGAGCTTCATGTAGGAATATGTTCTTGTAAAAAAGACTTTTTTCTCCTAGGAGAGAAATGCCAACAAG GTAATCTTCCCCTTGGTACTGAGTGCGATGATGATTTTCAGTGTCCGGGAGATAACAGGGGATGTTCTGCACCGGATAACAGTTCCATAAAGATATGTTCATGTAATGTCGGTTACACAGACATACAGAACATATGTGTCAAAA GTAATTTGACGTTCAATGTCAGTTGCATTTTCGATGAGCAGTGTAATGGGACTACAAACTCCGGTGTATGCAATAACAGAATGTGTGACTGTCTTAATGGATATTACTACGAAGATCAAATGTGTTATCGTG CAATAGCCGAAAGTGCAACTGATCCACAACTACTTCAAGTTAACTACG AGAATCCAGACAGTACTTTATCTACTGGACACGTTGTCGGTGCAGCAGTATCCGGTTTTGTATTAGGTGCAGGTGTCTGCCTTGTCATATTCTGGATTATGAAATTTCGACAGAACAGGAGACAACACTCAAG GAGTCCTGAGGTTCAGTTTGCAAATAATCCTAGTTACGAAAAAGGAGTAAAAATAAACCTAAACGATAGAGCAGTGGGAACACCTGATGGAAAG AAGGTATCGCATGTACGTCCAGTCATAGAAAACGACGCCGAGTATTCAACCGTTGAAAGCAGCAAGCATGATAACgatactgtatacatgtacaatcatcTACACGAGAAGGGAGGGGAACCAGACTTGGATGATTATGACCATGCTCAGGCAATCACTGACGGGATGGCGACTGACGAGTATTACACTGAAGTAGGCACCGCACACACCGACAGAGAGGCACACGACGTTACGGATAGGGAATATGCCGTGACAACAGGACAACAGAACGTGGATGATTACTTTACATTGGAAAGGCAGTAA
- the LOC125654412 gene encoding uncharacterized protein LOC125654412 isoform X2: protein MKTLYGFQVIILILPFVISKIARHEFKSICPIPAIDHVIQSRACNKKVSELTDDFGSISGTSGCNSSCSASFFYETSKTKNYMYDIYTTVIYNAANKNRNAPASVSFSADCKQKKITNIQEPLFIACTGMENNGYFSQHWCRNGSDCLESQDCNLFGELHVGICSCKKDFFLLGEKCQQGNLPLGTECDDDFQCPGDNRGCSAPDNSSIKICSCNVGYTDIQNICVKSNLTFNVSCIFDEQCNGTTNSGVCNNRMCDCLNGYYYEDQMCYRAESATDPQLLQVNYENPDSTLSTGHVVGAAVSGFVLGAGVCLVIFWIMKFRQNRRQHSRSPEVQFANNPSYEKGVKINLNDRAVGTPDGKKVSHVRPVIENDAEYSTVESSKHDNDTVYMYNHLHEKGGEPDLDDYDHAQAITDGMATDEYYTEVGTAHTDREAHDVTDREYAVTTGQQNVDDYFTLERQ, encoded by the exons GTCCATTTGCCCCATACCAGCAATTGACCATGTGATACAAAGTCGTGCTTGTAACAAAAAGGTTTCGGAATTGACGGACGATTTTGGTAGCATAAGTG gaACCAGTGGATGTAATTCATCTTGCAGTGCTTCCTTTTTCTATGAaacttcaaaaacaaaaaattacatgtacgaCATTTATACAACGGTGATATATAACGCCGCGAACAAAAATAGAAATGCTCCAGCGTCAGTGAGTTTCAGtgctgattgtaaacagaagAAGATCACAAACATACAAGAACCACTCTTCATAGCATGTACGGGAATGGAGAACAATG GTTACTTTTCTCAACACTGGTGCAGAAATGGTTCAGACTGTCTTGAGAGTCAAGATTGTAACCTTTTTGGAGAGCTTCATGTAGGAATATGTTCTTGTAAAAAAGACTTTTTTCTCCTAGGAGAGAAATGCCAACAAG GTAATCTTCCCCTTGGTACTGAGTGCGATGATGATTTTCAGTGTCCGGGAGATAACAGGGGATGTTCTGCACCGGATAACAGTTCCATAAAGATATGTTCATGTAATGTCGGTTACACAGACATACAGAACATATGTGTCAAAA GTAATTTGACGTTCAATGTCAGTTGCATTTTCGATGAGCAGTGTAATGGGACTACAAACTCCGGTGTATGCAATAACAGAATGTGTGACTGTCTTAATGGATATTACTACGAAGATCAAATGTGTTATCGTG CCGAAAGTGCAACTGATCCACAACTACTTCAAGTTAACTACG AGAATCCAGACAGTACTTTATCTACTGGACACGTTGTCGGTGCAGCAGTATCCGGTTTTGTATTAGGTGCAGGTGTCTGCCTTGTCATATTCTGGATTATGAAATTTCGACAGAACAGGAGACAACACTCAAG GAGTCCTGAGGTTCAGTTTGCAAATAATCCTAGTTACGAAAAAGGAGTAAAAATAAACCTAAACGATAGAGCAGTGGGAACACCTGATGGAAAG AAGGTATCGCATGTACGTCCAGTCATAGAAAACGACGCCGAGTATTCAACCGTTGAAAGCAGCAAGCATGATAACgatactgtatacatgtacaatcatcTACACGAGAAGGGAGGGGAACCAGACTTGGATGATTATGACCATGCTCAGGCAATCACTGACGGGATGGCGACTGACGAGTATTACACTGAAGTAGGCACCGCACACACCGACAGAGAGGCACACGACGTTACGGATAGGGAATATGCCGTGACAACAGGACAACAGAACGTGGATGATTACTTTACATTGGAAAGGCAGTAA
- the LOC125654412 gene encoding uncharacterized protein LOC125654412 isoform X4, with product MYDIYTTVIYNAANKNRNAPASVSFSADCKQKKITNIQEPLFIACTGMENNGYFSQHWCRNGSDCLESQDCNLFGELHVGICSCKKDFFLLGEKCQQGNLPLGTECDDDFQCPGDNRGCSAPDNSSIKICSCNVGYTDIQNICVKSNLTFNVSCIFDEQCNGTTNSGVCNNRMCDCLNGYYYEDQMCYRAIAESATDPQLLQVNYENPDSTLSTGHVVGAAVSGFVLGAGVCLVIFWIMKFRQNRRQHSRSPEVQFANNPSYEKGVKINLNDRAVGTPDGKKVSHVRPVIENDAEYSTVESSKHDNDTVYMYNHLHEKGGEPDLDDYDHAQAITDGMATDEYYTEVGTAHTDREAHDVTDREYAVTTGQQNVDDYFTLERQ from the exons atgtacgaCATTTATACAACGGTGATATATAACGCCGCGAACAAAAATAGAAATGCTCCAGCGTCAGTGAGTTTCAGtgctgattgtaaacagaagAAGATCACAAACATACAAGAACCACTCTTCATAGCATGTACGGGAATGGAGAACAATG GTTACTTTTCTCAACACTGGTGCAGAAATGGTTCAGACTGTCTTGAGAGTCAAGATTGTAACCTTTTTGGAGAGCTTCATGTAGGAATATGTTCTTGTAAAAAAGACTTTTTTCTCCTAGGAGAGAAATGCCAACAAG GTAATCTTCCCCTTGGTACTGAGTGCGATGATGATTTTCAGTGTCCGGGAGATAACAGGGGATGTTCTGCACCGGATAACAGTTCCATAAAGATATGTTCATGTAATGTCGGTTACACAGACATACAGAACATATGTGTCAAAA GTAATTTGACGTTCAATGTCAGTTGCATTTTCGATGAGCAGTGTAATGGGACTACAAACTCCGGTGTATGCAATAACAGAATGTGTGACTGTCTTAATGGATATTACTACGAAGATCAAATGTGTTATCGTG CAATAGCCGAAAGTGCAACTGATCCACAACTACTTCAAGTTAACTACG AGAATCCAGACAGTACTTTATCTACTGGACACGTTGTCGGTGCAGCAGTATCCGGTTTTGTATTAGGTGCAGGTGTCTGCCTTGTCATATTCTGGATTATGAAATTTCGACAGAACAGGAGACAACACTCAAG GAGTCCTGAGGTTCAGTTTGCAAATAATCCTAGTTACGAAAAAGGAGTAAAAATAAACCTAAACGATAGAGCAGTGGGAACACCTGATGGAAAG AAGGTATCGCATGTACGTCCAGTCATAGAAAACGACGCCGAGTATTCAACCGTTGAAAGCAGCAAGCATGATAACgatactgtatacatgtacaatcatcTACACGAGAAGGGAGGGGAACCAGACTTGGATGATTATGACCATGCTCAGGCAATCACTGACGGGATGGCGACTGACGAGTATTACACTGAAGTAGGCACCGCACACACCGACAGAGAGGCACACGACGTTACGGATAGGGAATATGCCGTGACAACAGGACAACAGAACGTGGATGATTACTTTACATTGGAAAGGCAGTAA